One region of Streptomyces sp. NBC_00442 genomic DNA includes:
- a CDS encoding DUF4360 domain-containing protein: MPGALLAGAATAAFLASSLFTQAASAPSGITAPPDKIVIEVATVNGSGCPIGTAAVAVSPDNTAFTVTYSQYLAQAGAGAKPTDFRKNCQLNLIVHVPSGFTYAVASADYRGYAHLESGANATQKASYYFQGSPDTASRTHPFTGPYDDDWQATDSTDWGQLVWAPCGVQRNFNINTELRANAGTSDPHTNSFIAMDSTDGDIQTIYHLAWKECPGQR, translated from the coding sequence ATGCCCGGTGCACTTCTGGCAGGCGCCGCGACCGCGGCGTTCCTCGCCTCGTCGCTCTTCACGCAGGCCGCGTCCGCCCCCTCCGGCATCACCGCACCGCCCGACAAGATCGTCATCGAGGTCGCGACCGTCAACGGTTCCGGCTGCCCCATCGGCACCGCCGCGGTCGCCGTCTCGCCCGACAACACCGCCTTCACCGTCACCTACAGCCAGTACCTGGCCCAGGCCGGTGCCGGCGCCAAGCCGACCGACTTCCGCAAGAACTGCCAGCTCAACCTGATCGTGCACGTCCCGTCGGGCTTCACCTACGCCGTCGCGAGCGCCGACTACCGCGGCTACGCCCACCTGGAGAGCGGCGCGAACGCCACCCAGAAGGCCTCGTACTACTTCCAGGGCTCGCCCGACACGGCGAGCAGAACGCACCCGTTCACCGGCCCCTACGACGACGACTGGCAGGCCACCGACTCCACCGACTGGGGCCAGCTGGTGTGGGCCCCCTGCGGCGTCCAGCGCAACTTCAACATCAACACCGAGCTCCGGGCCAACGCCGGCACCTCGGACCCGCACACCAACAGCTTCATCGCCATGGACTCCACCGACGGCGACATCCAGACCATCTACCACCTCGCATGGAAGGAGTGCCCGGGACAGCGCTGA
- a CDS encoding WD40 repeat domain-containing protein codes for MRSLLRVCGTAGLVLWCAAGPALADDGGFTIKDPRIKESSGLAASRAHPGVYWTHNDSGDGPYVYAVDAKTGRTVARITMEGVGRPRDVEAISIGPDGDLYVGDIGDNLDGSWNHVWIYRFPEPAQLRDQTVKATQYDVRYADGPRNAEALMVHPKTGRVYIASKRESGGGLYEGPATLSASGTNVFRRVGEVPWVTDGAFSPDGTKLALRGYFSLAEYAWKGGTGDPLGDWHAVPGTPVQGQSESVTYTPDGSALMVGSEGAESGVVRVPLKEDGAKSPAAGGSSTGSGETAGKGNVLVGAMVLALATALALGAKRVLRRPRNG; via the coding sequence ATGCGTTCGCTTCTGAGAGTGTGCGGGACGGCCGGCCTCGTCCTGTGGTGTGCCGCGGGTCCGGCCCTGGCCGACGACGGCGGCTTCACCATCAAGGACCCCCGGATCAAGGAGTCCAGCGGGCTCGCCGCGAGCCGCGCCCATCCGGGCGTCTACTGGACGCACAACGACAGCGGCGACGGCCCCTACGTCTACGCCGTCGACGCGAAGACGGGCCGCACCGTCGCGCGGATCACCATGGAGGGCGTGGGACGGCCGCGCGATGTGGAGGCGATATCGATCGGGCCGGACGGCGACCTCTACGTCGGCGACATCGGCGACAACCTGGACGGCTCCTGGAACCACGTCTGGATCTACCGCTTCCCCGAGCCCGCCCAGCTGCGGGACCAGACGGTCAAGGCGACGCAGTACGACGTCCGGTACGCCGACGGGCCGCGCAACGCCGAGGCGCTGATGGTCCACCCGAAGACGGGCCGCGTCTACATCGCCTCCAAGCGCGAGAGCGGCGGCGGCCTCTACGAGGGCCCGGCCACGCTGTCGGCCTCGGGCACGAACGTCTTCCGCAGGGTCGGCGAGGTGCCCTGGGTGACCGACGGCGCGTTCTCGCCGGACGGTACGAAGCTGGCGCTGCGGGGCTACTTCTCGCTGGCCGAATACGCCTGGAAGGGCGGGACGGGCGATCCGCTCGGGGACTGGCACGCGGTGCCCGGAACGCCGGTGCAGGGGCAGTCGGAATCGGTGACGTACACCCCGGACGGCTCGGCCCTGATGGTCGGCTCGGAGGGCGCCGAGAGCGGCGTGGTCCGCGTCCCCCTCAAGGAGGACGGCGCCAAGTCGCCCGCCGCGGGCGGCAGTTCCACCGGATCGGGCGAAACCGCGGGCAAGGGGAACGTCCTGGTCGGTGCGATGGTTCTGGCGCTCGCCACCGCGCTCGCCCTGGGCGCGAAGCGCGTGCTGCGGCGGCCGAGGAACGGCTGA
- a CDS encoding bifunctional 3'-5' exonuclease/DNA polymerase: MVAGARRDGRGGGPLSVAGARLDRVNERWDRWAIEATEGGGARLAPLGDDGLPVGAVREEADLVAAVRSRPQVGRWVWRSTADIYPRLLAAGARIERCYDIEDAELLLLGHAGRYGEPRSAAAAWARLHNRPVPPDPPPRAAEPGSQSSLFAFEPRGTAGLPFEALLEVYADQQRRHDRAEHPARMRLLTASESAGMLVAAEMHRAGLPWRADVHRELLNGLLGERYASGSPRTGGGGEPRRLAELTDQVSAAFGRRVRPDLPADVVKAFGEAGMRIKSTRRWELAELDHPAVEPLIEYKKLYRIWTAHGWSWLQDWVREGRFRPEFTPGGTVSGRWTTNGGGALQIPKVIRQAVVADEGWRLVVADADQMEPRVLAAISRDPGLMEVAGHDGDLYTSLSDRAFSGDRNHAKLALLGAIYGQTSGDGLKNLAALRRRFPLAVAFVDDAAKAGEEGRLVRTWLGRTSPPALGAGEADEAGIPQETDPQPGVPEGEFTYGYASRDARARGRFTRNFVVQGSAADWALLLLAALRQSISAAGLRAELVFFQHDEVIVHCPADEADTVAKAIREAGELAGRITFGDTPVRFPFTTAIVERYSDAK, translated from the coding sequence ATGGTGGCCGGGGCCCGGCGTGACGGTCGTGGTGGCGGGCCGTTGTCAGTGGCGGGTGCCAGACTCGATCGCGTGAACGAACGGTGGGACCGGTGGGCCATCGAGGCGACCGAGGGCGGCGGAGCACGGCTCGCACCCCTCGGGGACGACGGGCTGCCCGTGGGCGCCGTGCGCGAGGAGGCCGACCTGGTCGCGGCCGTCCGCAGCCGCCCCCAGGTCGGCCGCTGGGTATGGCGCTCCACCGCCGACATCTACCCCCGGCTGCTCGCCGCGGGCGCCCGGATCGAGCGGTGCTACGACATCGAGGACGCCGAGCTGCTGCTGCTCGGCCACGCGGGCCGGTACGGCGAACCCCGCTCGGCGGCGGCCGCCTGGGCCCGCCTGCACAACAGACCCGTACCGCCCGACCCGCCACCCAGGGCCGCCGAACCGGGCTCGCAGTCCTCCCTCTTCGCGTTCGAGCCGCGCGGCACCGCGGGCCTGCCCTTCGAGGCGCTCCTGGAGGTGTACGCCGACCAGCAGCGCCGCCACGACCGGGCCGAACACCCCGCCAGGATGCGGCTGCTCACCGCGTCCGAATCGGCGGGCATGCTGGTAGCCGCCGAGATGCACCGGGCGGGCCTTCCCTGGCGCGCCGACGTGCACCGCGAGCTCCTGAACGGGCTGCTCGGCGAGCGTTACGCGAGCGGATCGCCGCGCACCGGCGGCGGGGGCGAACCGCGCCGTCTCGCGGAGCTCACCGACCAGGTGTCCGCGGCGTTCGGGCGCCGGGTCAGACCGGACCTGCCGGCCGACGTGGTGAAGGCGTTCGGCGAGGCCGGGATGCGCATCAAGTCGACCCGCCGCTGGGAACTGGCCGAGCTGGACCACCCGGCGGTCGAGCCGCTGATCGAGTACAAGAAGCTGTACCGGATCTGGACCGCGCACGGCTGGAGCTGGCTGCAGGACTGGGTGCGCGAGGGCCGCTTCCGCCCCGAGTTCACGCCGGGCGGCACGGTCAGCGGCCGCTGGACCACCAACGGCGGCGGCGCCCTCCAGATCCCCAAGGTGATACGGCAGGCGGTCGTCGCCGACGAGGGCTGGCGCCTGGTCGTCGCCGACGCCGACCAGATGGAGCCGCGGGTGCTCGCCGCGATCTCCCGCGACCCCGGCCTGATGGAGGTGGCGGGCCACGACGGCGACCTGTACACCTCACTGTCCGACCGGGCGTTCTCCGGCGACCGCAACCACGCCAAGCTGGCCCTGCTCGGCGCCATCTACGGCCAGACATCGGGCGACGGCCTGAAGAACCTGGCGGCGCTGCGCAGGCGCTTCCCGCTCGCGGTGGCCTTCGTGGACGACGCGGCGAAGGCCGGCGAGGAAGGCCGCCTGGTCCGCACCTGGCTCGGCCGCACCAGCCCGCCCGCGCTGGGTGCGGGCGAGGCCGACGAGGCGGGCATCCCCCAGGAGACCGATCCCCAACCCGGCGTTCCGGAAGGCGAGTTCACGTATGGCTACGCCTCGCGCGACGCCCGCGCCCGGGGCCGCTTCACACGCAACTTCGTCGTCCAGGGCAGCGCCGCCGACTGGGCGCTGCTCCTGCTCGCCGCGCTGCGTCAGTCGATCTCCGCGGCCGGGCTCCGGGCCGAGCTGGTCTTCTTCCAGCACGACGAGGTGATCGTGCACTGCCCCGCCGACGAGGCCGACACGGTGGCGAAGGCGATCCGCGAGGCGGGTGAGCTGGCCGGGCGCATCACCTTCGGAGACACTCCGGTGCGGTTTCCTTTCACGACGGCGATCGTGGAGCGCTACTCGGATGCGAAATAG
- a CDS encoding MBL fold metallo-hydrolase, which produces MRSITLGEVEIVRVVEWEGTFGPARTIVPEAGIETWKANEEMLAPHFWERESDRWIGALQTWVLRSGGRTVLVDTGVGNGRERPSMPMFHHRNTDFLGGLAAAGVRPEDVDVVVNTHLHADHVGWNTVAAGPGAWTPAFPNATYLMPAADHAHFDPANGRDLRVDDVELFEDSVAPVVRAGQAVLWEGEHRIDENLVLEAAPGHTPGSSVLRLASGGERAVFVGDLLHSPVQIAHPSHNSCFCEDETQAAATRHRILGRAADERELVVPAHFGGPGAFEVRRDGGRFAVGAWASYGA; this is translated from the coding sequence ATGCGGAGCATCACGTTGGGAGAGGTCGAGATCGTCAGGGTCGTGGAGTGGGAGGGCACGTTCGGGCCCGCCCGCACCATCGTGCCCGAGGCCGGGATCGAGACGTGGAAGGCGAACGAGGAGATGCTCGCGCCGCACTTCTGGGAGCGCGAGAGCGACCGGTGGATCGGTGCGCTCCAGACGTGGGTGCTGCGCAGCGGCGGGCGGACGGTGCTGGTGGACACCGGAGTGGGCAATGGGCGCGAGCGGCCCAGCATGCCGATGTTCCACCACCGGAACACCGATTTCCTGGGCGGGCTCGCGGCCGCGGGGGTGCGGCCCGAGGACGTCGACGTCGTCGTCAACACCCATCTGCACGCCGACCACGTCGGCTGGAACACGGTGGCGGCGGGGCCCGGCGCGTGGACGCCCGCCTTCCCCAACGCCACCTACCTCATGCCGGCCGCCGACCACGCCCACTTCGACCCGGCCAACGGGCGCGATCTGCGCGTGGACGACGTGGAGCTGTTCGAGGACAGCGTCGCGCCCGTGGTGCGGGCCGGGCAGGCCGTGCTGTGGGAGGGCGAGCACCGCATCGACGAGAACCTCGTCCTGGAGGCCGCGCCCGGACACACCCCGGGCTCCTCGGTGCTGAGGCTCGCCTCCGGCGGCGAGCGGGCCGTGTTCGTCGGCGACCTGCTGCACAGCCCCGTACAGATCGCCCACCCGTCGCACAACAGCTGCTTCTGCGAGGACGAGACGCAGGCCGCGGCCACCCGCCACCGCATCCTCGGCCGGGCCGCCGACGAGCGCGAACTCGTCGTGCCGGCCCACTTCGGCGGCCCCGGGGCCTTCGAAGTGCGGCGCGACGGCGGCCGGTTCGCGGTCGGCGCGTGGGCCTCCTACGGCGCGTAG
- a CDS encoding AraC family transcriptional regulator, with protein MDLVSDAISAVRVGRPSSTRLRVGGPWCARLDPYEGAGFHVVLEGRCWMLTEGGTALALNTGDAVLLPHGSGHVIADRPADGERLARAVDFAQWSREAAANSPDGTGDTELLCGKYRLDRRHTHPLMADLPDVVHIPGHDGHHHELRAAIDLLGREVGSARPGAAIALPSLLDLLLVYLVRAWMADSTTSRWPAALHDPAVAAALHALHEDPAAAWNNDVLAAHAGVSRATLARRFTALVGRAPMAYLTWWRLTRAAALLRTTPDALDAIAARVGYSTPYALSHAFSRQYGTTPGRYRAASVTA; from the coding sequence ATGGACCTGGTGAGCGACGCGATCTCCGCGGTACGGGTGGGCCGACCCTCCTCCACCAGGCTGCGGGTGGGCGGCCCGTGGTGCGCCCGGCTCGACCCCTACGAAGGCGCCGGCTTCCACGTCGTCCTGGAGGGCCGCTGCTGGATGCTGACCGAGGGCGGCACGGCGCTCGCCCTGAACACCGGCGACGCGGTACTGCTCCCGCACGGCAGCGGACACGTCATCGCCGACCGCCCCGCCGACGGGGAACGGCTCGCCCGCGCCGTCGACTTCGCCCAGTGGTCGCGCGAAGCGGCCGCCAACTCCCCCGACGGAACGGGCGATACGGAGCTGCTGTGCGGCAAGTACCGGCTCGACCGGCGCCACACCCACCCGCTCATGGCCGACCTGCCGGACGTCGTCCACATCCCGGGTCACGACGGCCACCACCACGAACTGCGCGCCGCCATCGACCTGTTGGGCCGCGAAGTCGGCTCCGCCCGCCCCGGCGCGGCCATCGCCCTGCCGAGCCTGCTCGACCTGCTGCTCGTCTATCTCGTACGGGCCTGGATGGCGGACAGCACCACATCGCGCTGGCCCGCCGCACTCCACGACCCGGCGGTCGCCGCCGCCCTGCACGCCCTGCACGAGGATCCCGCGGCGGCCTGGAACAACGACGTCCTCGCCGCCCACGCCGGCGTCTCCCGGGCCACGTTGGCGCGCCGCTTCACCGCCCTGGTCGGCCGCGCCCCGATGGCGTACCTCACCTGGTGGCGCCTCACCCGGGCCGCGGCCCTGCTGCGCACCACCCCCGACGCGCTGGACGCCATCGCCGCACGGGTCGGCTACAGCACCCCGTACGCCCTGTCGCACGCCTTCAGCAGGCAGTACGGCACGACGCCGGGGCGCTACCGGGCGGCGTCCGTCACGGCATGA
- a CDS encoding histidine phosphatase family protein, which produces MQSPTATRYLYLTRHGDAGDEGPVLTVAGRRQAALLGRRLAGVPLAALHHGPLGRAAETARLIAAELDGVAPTEAAWAGDYVPHWPRRDELPPAHADGILGFLGDPGPGERESGDALLKEVTARCTGPVEGTGPRHELIVTHTFLIGWLVRAALDAPDWRWAGLNHGNAALTVIRYAPGRPASVLLYNDMAHLPAELKWTGFPEQFATEFGQYAV; this is translated from the coding sequence GTGCAGAGTCCCACCGCCACCCGCTACCTCTACCTCACCCGGCATGGTGACGCCGGAGACGAAGGGCCCGTGCTGACCGTGGCGGGGCGGCGCCAGGCTGCCCTGCTCGGGCGGCGGCTCGCCGGGGTGCCGCTGGCCGCCCTGCACCACGGCCCGCTGGGCCGGGCCGCCGAGACCGCGCGGCTGATCGCTGCCGAGCTGGACGGTGTGGCCCCGACGGAGGCCGCCTGGGCGGGGGACTACGTGCCGCACTGGCCGCGGCGGGACGAACTCCCGCCGGCCCACGCCGACGGCATACTCGGCTTCCTCGGTGACCCCGGGCCGGGGGAGCGGGAGTCGGGGGACGCGCTCCTCAAGGAGGTGACGGCGCGGTGCACCGGTCCGGTCGAGGGGACCGGACCGCGCCACGAGCTCATCGTCACCCACACCTTCCTCATCGGCTGGCTGGTGCGCGCCGCGCTCGATGCGCCCGACTGGCGCTGGGCCGGGCTCAACCACGGCAACGCGGCCCTCACCGTCATCCGGTACGCGCCCGGCCGGCCGGCGTCCGTCCTGCTCTACAACGACATGGCCCACCTGCCCGCCGAGCTCAAGTGGACCGGATTTCCGGAGCAGTTCGCGACCGAGTTCGGGCAGTACGCGGTCTGA
- a CDS encoding GDSL-type esterase/lipase family protein — protein MRFLFVGDSMTIGCPGDFTWRYRMWCHLETSLPGRYEIVGPRTALYDPAAGAPVSHDYAAPAFPPAARRHLAGWGEGWLHMAPLIGPAVAESRADVLLVSLGLIDLGFYTDAEQTAASVRAFVEGARAANPRVRMVCLPVIPNIRARDDAAFAAEVDRFNALLAKAVADLDTAASPLLLAAVPDTYDIRTDTYDGTHPGPAGEHKLAGAFADALHGAWELGARYGLRAEAPYAP, from the coding sequence ATGCGTTTTCTCTTCGTCGGCGACTCCATGACCATCGGGTGCCCCGGCGACTTCACGTGGCGCTACCGCATGTGGTGCCACCTCGAAACGTCCCTGCCCGGCCGGTACGAGATCGTCGGGCCGCGCACCGCGCTGTACGACCCGGCGGCCGGGGCGCCCGTCTCGCACGACTACGCCGCCCCCGCCTTCCCGCCCGCGGCCCGCCGCCACCTGGCGGGCTGGGGCGAGGGCTGGCTGCACATGGCGCCGCTGATCGGCCCGGCCGTCGCGGAGAGCCGGGCGGACGTGCTGCTCGTCTCGCTCGGCCTGATAGACCTCGGGTTCTACACGGACGCGGAACAGACCGCCGCCAGTGTCCGCGCGTTCGTCGAGGGCGCCCGCGCCGCCAACCCGCGGGTGCGCATGGTGTGTCTGCCCGTCATCCCCAACATCCGGGCGCGCGACGACGCCGCGTTCGCCGCCGAGGTGGACCGCTTCAACGCGCTGCTCGCCAAGGCCGTCGCCGACCTCGACACGGCGGCCTCACCGCTGCTGCTCGCCGCGGTCCCCGACACCTACGACATCCGCACGGACACCTACGACGGCACGCACCCGGGCCCCGCCGGCGAGCACAAGCTGGCGGGCGCCTTCGCGGACGCACTGCACGGAGCCTGGGAGCTCGGCGCCCGCTACGGACTTCGGGCCGAAGCCCCCTACGCGCCGTAG
- a CDS encoding NADP-dependent oxidoreductase — MEAIVYERFGGVEVLALGRADKPRPGPGQVRVKVAAAGVNPVDYRIRNGWMRHAFPVAFPAIPGLELAGTVDELGAGVTGFAVGDEVFGHSDTGAYAEYALATHVVAKPAGLTWEQAVALPIAGETSERVLGQLGLAAGETLLVHGAAGVVGSVGVQLAVARGATVIGTASPDNHAFLRELGAIPVAYGPGLVERVREVAPAGVDAVYDAAGKGALPDSIELRGGTATRIVTIADTSAAEHGVPFSGESMTDPVPVFAAHARLAVEGRLRIRHAETFPLAGAPKALELSEGGHTRGKLVVMP; from the coding sequence ATGGAAGCGATCGTCTACGAGCGGTTCGGCGGCGTCGAGGTGCTGGCCCTGGGCCGGGCCGACAAGCCCAGGCCGGGCCCCGGCCAGGTCCGGGTGAAGGTGGCCGCGGCGGGCGTCAACCCGGTCGACTACCGCATCCGCAACGGCTGGATGCGGCACGCCTTCCCGGTGGCGTTCCCGGCGATCCCGGGTCTGGAACTCGCGGGCACCGTGGATGAACTGGGGGCGGGCGTCACCGGGTTCGCGGTCGGCGACGAGGTGTTCGGGCACTCGGACACCGGCGCCTACGCCGAGTACGCCCTGGCCACCCATGTCGTGGCCAAGCCGGCCGGGCTGACCTGGGAGCAGGCCGTGGCGCTGCCCATCGCGGGCGAGACGTCCGAGCGGGTCCTGGGCCAGCTCGGACTGGCCGCGGGGGAGACCCTGTTGGTGCACGGCGCGGCGGGTGTCGTCGGCTCGGTCGGCGTGCAGCTCGCGGTGGCCCGGGGTGCCACCGTCATCGGTACCGCGTCGCCGGACAACCACGCCTTCCTGCGCGAGCTCGGCGCGATACCGGTGGCGTACGGTCCCGGTCTGGTCGAGCGGGTGCGCGAGGTGGCCCCGGCGGGCGTCGACGCGGTGTACGACGCGGCGGGCAAGGGCGCGCTGCCCGACTCCATCGAGCTGCGCGGCGGCACCGCCACGCGCATCGTCACCATCGCCGACACGAGCGCCGCCGAGCACGGCGTCCCGTTCAGCGGGGAGTCCATGACCGACCCCGTGCCGGTCTTCGCGGCGCACGCCCGGCTCGCGGTCGAGGGCAGGCTGCGCATCCGGCACGCCGAGACGTTCCCGCTGGCCGGGGCGCCCAAGGCCCTGGAGCTCAGCGAGGGCGGCCACACCCGGGGCAAGCTCGTCGTCATGCCGTGA
- a CDS encoding LuxR C-terminal-related transcriptional regulator, translated as MEPRTSRSTPPGTPPAAAGPAPAAFTLARAAELVRGPLDAILPTLSAALAPLVAHTVAAELSGQCAHSPFKVHLVHGDTGPAPHVTVADLQALEPRVTPGRPWHGTAVLGGEERAVLAIASEAAPMAGRPPLLVLVLASPGGPPAPADTETAQQLWDLATGHRARLTSEAVPGALAQSRSTAAERARVIAELGEAHETALTALLGVLRSKALDDREARSRAVDLAVSALVAVRAEADRNQELTEEPAAEAFAQLARSLRTLLRHSEVRLEFAAPEAETAETSLAADVAHLARAAVRAVVLAMAGQDGVRRIHVRWRLADCQLVAAVRDDGPGDLPRAALDAHRVAQRLAALGGTLAVDALSGWGTTVTATLPLGTAPGPRLDPLSELHPREAEVLGHLARGHRNRTIAQELHISESTVKFHVANILAKLGVSSRGEAAALLHAVA; from the coding sequence ATGGAGCCCCGCACGAGCCGCAGCACACCCCCGGGCACACCCCCGGCCGCCGCCGGCCCGGCGCCCGCCGCCTTCACCCTCGCGCGCGCCGCCGAGCTGGTGCGCGGGCCACTGGACGCGATCCTGCCGACCCTCTCCGCAGCCCTGGCCCCGCTGGTCGCGCACACGGTCGCCGCCGAACTGTCCGGGCAGTGCGCGCACTCGCCGTTCAAGGTGCACCTGGTGCACGGCGACACGGGGCCGGCCCCGCACGTCACCGTCGCCGACCTCCAGGCGCTCGAACCCCGCGTCACACCCGGCCGGCCCTGGCACGGCACCGCCGTGCTCGGCGGCGAGGAGCGGGCGGTGCTGGCGATCGCGAGCGAGGCCGCGCCGATGGCGGGACGGCCCCCGCTGCTCGTGCTCGTCCTCGCCTCCCCCGGCGGCCCGCCGGCACCGGCGGACACGGAGACCGCCCAGCAGTTGTGGGACCTGGCGACCGGACACCGGGCCCGCCTCACCTCCGAGGCCGTACCGGGCGCCCTCGCCCAGTCCCGGTCCACCGCCGCCGAGCGGGCCCGGGTGATCGCCGAGCTCGGCGAGGCCCACGAAACCGCGCTCACCGCGCTGCTCGGCGTGCTGCGCAGCAAGGCCCTCGACGACCGCGAGGCCCGCTCGCGCGCCGTCGACCTCGCCGTGTCCGCCCTGGTCGCGGTGCGCGCCGAGGCCGACCGCAACCAGGAACTCACCGAGGAACCCGCCGCCGAGGCCTTCGCCCAACTCGCCCGATCCCTCCGGACATTGCTCCGCCACAGCGAGGTACGCCTCGAATTCGCCGCCCCGGAGGCGGAGACCGCGGAGACCTCCCTCGCGGCGGACGTCGCCCACCTCGCACGCGCCGCCGTGCGCGCCGTCGTCCTTGCCATGGCCGGGCAGGACGGGGTGCGCCGCATCCACGTCCGCTGGCGGCTCGCCGACTGCCAACTGGTCGCCGCCGTACGGGACGACGGGCCCGGCGACCTGCCGCGCGCGGCCCTCGACGCCCACCGCGTGGCCCAGCGCCTGGCCGCGCTCGGCGGCACCCTCGCCGTGGACGCGCTGTCCGGCTGGGGCACCACGGTCACCGCGACCCTGCCACTCGGCACCGCACCGGGACCGCGCCTCGACCCGCTGTCCGAGCTGCACCCGCGCGAGGCGGAGGTGCTCGGCCATCTCGCCCGGGGCCACCGCAACCGGACGATCGCCCAGGAGCTGCACATCAGCGAGTCGACGGTGAAGTTCCACGTCGCGAACATCCTGGCCAAGCTGGGCGTCAGCTCACGAGGAGAGGCGGCGGCACTGCTGCACGCGGTGGCATGA
- the serC gene encoding phosphoserine transaminase, which yields MAEIQIPADMKPADGRFGAGPSKVRTEALDALAATGTSLLGTSHRQAPVKNLVGEVRQGVADLFSLPEGYEVILGNGGSTAFWDVATHGLIDNKSQHLNFGEFSSKFAKAAKLAPWLAEPTVISSDPGTHPDPKAEAGVDVYAFTHNETSTGVAAPIKRVAGADEGALVLVDATSGAGGLPVDITETDVYYFAPQKSFASDGGLWLAVFSPAALERAQRIHASGRHVPEFFSLPTAIDNSLKNQTYNTPALSTLFLLNEQLKWINGQGGLAWSTARTAASSAALYGWAEDSKHATPFVTDPAKRSQVIGTIDFADGIDAAAIAKALRANGIVDTEPYRKLGRNQLRVAMFPAIDPADVQALTACIDYVIEQL from the coding sequence GTGGCTGAGATCCAGATTCCCGCTGACATGAAGCCCGCCGACGGCCGTTTCGGCGCGGGCCCCTCCAAGGTGCGTACGGAGGCGCTGGACGCCCTGGCCGCCACCGGCACCTCCCTCCTCGGCACCTCCCACCGCCAGGCCCCGGTCAAGAACCTGGTCGGCGAGGTGCGCCAGGGCGTGGCCGACCTCTTCTCCCTCCCCGAGGGCTATGAGGTGATCCTGGGCAACGGTGGCTCCACCGCGTTCTGGGACGTGGCGACGCACGGCCTGATCGACAACAAGTCCCAGCACCTGAACTTCGGCGAGTTCTCGTCCAAGTTCGCCAAGGCCGCCAAGCTCGCGCCCTGGCTGGCCGAGCCGACCGTCATCAGCAGCGACCCGGGCACCCACCCGGACCCGAAGGCCGAGGCGGGTGTGGACGTGTACGCGTTCACGCACAACGAGACCTCGACCGGTGTCGCCGCCCCGATCAAGCGCGTGGCGGGCGCCGACGAGGGCGCCCTCGTCCTGGTCGACGCGACCTCCGGTGCCGGCGGTCTGCCCGTCGACATCACCGAGACGGACGTCTACTACTTCGCCCCGCAGAAGTCGTTCGCCTCGGACGGCGGCCTGTGGCTCGCGGTGTTCTCGCCGGCCGCCCTGGAGCGCGCGCAGCGCATCCACGCGAGCGGCCGTCACGTCCCGGAGTTCTTCTCGCTGCCGACCGCGATCGACAATTCGCTGAAGAACCAGACGTACAACACCCCCGCCCTGTCCACCCTGTTCCTGCTCAACGAACAGCTGAAGTGGATCAACGGCCAGGGTGGGCTCGCCTGGTCGACGGCCCGTACGGCCGCGTCCTCGGCCGCTCTGTACGGCTGGGCCGAGGACTCCAAGCACGCCACCCCGTTCGTGACGGATCCGGCGAAGCGCTCGCAGGTCATCGGCACGATCGACTTCGCGGACGGCATCGACGCCGCCGCGATCGCCAAGGCGCTGCGCGCCAACGGCATCGTCGACACCGAGCCGTACCGCAAGCTCGGCCGCAACCAGCTGCGCGTCGCGATGTTCCCGGCGATCGACCCGGCGGACGTCCAGGCCCTGACGGCGTGCATCGACTACGTCATCGAGCAGCTCTGA